A window from Drosophila nasuta strain 15112-1781.00 chromosome 3, ASM2355853v1, whole genome shotgun sequence encodes these proteins:
- the LOC132790636 gene encoding dihydrolipoyl dehydrogenase, mitochondrial, with protein sequence MQSTLSRAAAVAKSQLRTNAAILGSLNARFYSATHEADIVVIGSGPGGYVAAIKAAQMGMKTVSVEKEATLGGTCLNVGCIPSKALLNNSHYYHMAHSGDLAKRGINCGEVTLDLEKLMAQKTNAVKGLTGGIAMLFKKNKVTQLTGFGSIVNPNEVLVKKNDGTTETVKTKNILIATGSEVTPFPGITIDEEVIVSSTGALKLAQVPKHLVVIGAGVIGLELGSVWSRLGAEVTAIEFMDTIGGVGIDNEVSKTFQKVLTKQGLKFKLGTKVMGASRSGNNVTVNVEDAKSGAKEEIQCDALLVSVGRRPYTEGLGLEGVGIVKDDRGRIPVNATFQTVVPNIYAIGDCIHGPMLAHKAEDEGLITIEGINGGHVHIDYNCVPSVVYTHPEVAWVGKSEETLKQEGVAYKVGKFPFMANSRAKTNNETDGFVKVLADQATDRVLGTHIIGPSAGELINEAVLAMEYGASSEDIARVCHAHPTCAEALREANVAAAFGKPINF encoded by the exons ATGCAGTCGACGTTATCGAGAGCTGCGGCTGTTGCCAAG TCTCAGCTACGCACCAATGCTGCCATTTTGGGCTCTTTAAATGCCCGTTTTTATTCCGCAACACACGAAGCTGATATTGTGGTGATTGGCTCTGGCCCTGGTGGCTATGTGGCCGCCATCAAAGCGGCCCAGATGGGCATGAAGACCGTCAGCGTGGAGAAGGAGGCAACGCTCGGCGGCACCTGTTTGAATGTCGGTTGCATTCCATCGAAGGCACTGCTCAACAATTCGCATTATTATCATATGGCACACTCCGGTGATCTGGCAAAGCGTGGCATCAACTGCGGCGAGGTAACGCTCGATCTGGAGAAGCTGATGGCCCAAAAGACGAATGCCGTTAAGGGCTTGACGGGCGGCATCGCGATGCTGTTCAAGAAGAACAAGGTCACCCAGCTCACCGGCTTTGGCAGCATTGTCAATCCCAACGAAGTGCTGGTGAAAAAGAACGACGGCACCACCGAAACGGTGAAGACCAAGAACATTTTGATTGCCACCGGCTCCGAAGTGACTCCCTTCCCAGGCATCAcg ATCGATGAGGAGGTGATTGTAAGCAGCACTGGAGCCCTGAAACTGGCTCAGGTGCCCAAGCATTTGGTTGTGATCGGCGCTGGTGTTATTGGCCTCGAACTGGGCTCCGTGTGGTCTCGTTTGGGCGCTGAAGTCACTGCCATTGAGTTCATGGACACTATTGGCGGTGTGGGCATCGATAATGAGGTGTCTAAGACCTTCCAGAAGGTCCTCACCAAGCAAGGACTCAAGTTCAAGCTGGGCACTAAAGTGATGGGCGCCTCACGCAGCGGCAACAATGTCACCGTCAACGTAGAGGATGCCAAGTCTGGTGCCAAGGAGGAGATCCAGTGCGATGCTCTGTTGGTGAGCGTGGGACGTCGCCCCTACACCGAGGGTCTTGGCCTCGAGGGTGTTGGCATTGTGAAGGACGATCGTGGTCGCATTCCCGTCAATGCCACGTTCCAGACGGTCGTGCCAAACATTTATGCCATCGGCGATTGCATTCATGGCCCAATGTTGGCCCACAAGGCTGAGGATGAGGGCTTGATTACCATCGAGGGCATCAATGGCGGTCATGTGCATATCGATTACAACTGCGTGCCCAGCGTGGTCTACACACATCCCGAGGTCGCGTGGGTTGGTAAGTCCGAGGAGACGCTGAAGCAGGAGGGTGTCGCCTACAAGGTCGGCAAATTCCCCTTCATGGCCAATTCGCGTGCAAAGACAAACAACGAGACCGATGGTTTCGTTAAAGTTTTGGCTGATCAGGCCACAGATCGCGTGCTGGGAACGCACATCATTGGCCCCTCGGCCGGTGAGCTGATCAATGAGGCTGTTCTGGCCATGGAGTATGGCGCATCGTCTGAGGATATTGCCCGTGTCTGTCATGCTCATCCA ACCTGCGCTGAGGCTCTGCGTGAGGCGaatgtggctgctgcttttggcAAACCCATTAATTTCTAG
- the LOC132790637 gene encoding mediator of RNA polymerase II transcription subunit 19, translating into MMSNYGNIMMDSPRSSPHGGRSPVVARQDSSGTLKTTISLGKTPTIIHTGPFYSMKEPPAKAELTGDKDLMTEYGLHHTLTKFKEKKFKESLASFLPNIPGINDLITHPVENSTLRSVIEKPPIGGKELLPLTAVQLAGFRLHPGPLPEQYRTTYATPARKHKNKHKKHKHKDGVTTGGTESTLLDSAGLETYEKKHKKQKRHEDDKERKKRKKEKKRKKKNQSPEPGSALGMGMPGGGGALAGGMGAGPVMGATAGMSNNPMGSSGVIGGMNTGMGLNSFPPSLQMQQQQQPQQQLSMQHQQQHQHQQQMPSGALLGSVLGTSGGGPGGNSSSGGAGGPGSLLVSQF; encoded by the exons ATGATGAGCAACTACGGCAACATTATGATGGACTCACCACGCTCCTCGCCCCATGGCGGTCGATCGCCAGTGGTGGCGCGACAGGACTCGTCGGGAACGTTGAAGACAACGATATCGTTAGGTAAAACACCAACAATAATACACACAGGACCATTCTATTCGATGAAGGAGCCACCAGCGAAGGCTGAATTGACAGGTGACAAGGATCTCATGACCGAATATGGACTGCATCATACGTTAACAAAATTCAAGGAGAAAAAGTTCAAGGAATCCTTGGCCTCTTTTCTGCCAAATATACCAGGCATCAATGACCTCATCACGCATCCCGTCGAGAACAGCACACTGCGTAGCGTAATCGAGAAGCCACCCATTGGTGGCAAAGAGCTGCTGCCACTGACTGCCGTGCAGTTAGCCGGTTTTCGTTTGCATCCTGGACCG CTGCCGGAACAGTATCGCACCACATATGCAACACCTGCGCgtaaacacaaaaacaagcacaaaaagcacaaacacaaagacGGCGTCACCACGGGCGGCACAGAGTCAACGCTGCTGG ATTCCGCTGGCTTGGAGACCTACGAGAAGAAGCACAAAAAGCAGAAACGTCACGAGGATGACAAAGAGCGCAAGAAGCgtaaaaaggaaaagaaacgaaaaaagaaaaatcaaagtCCTGAGCCTGGGTCAGCGTTGGGCATGGGCATGCCCGGCGGTGGCGGTGCCTTGGCTGGTGGCATGGGAGCTGGACCAGTTATGGGCGCCACAGCGGGCATGTCGAATAATCCAATGGGATCAAGCGGCGTTATTGGCGGCATGAATACGGGCATGGGTCTTAATAGTTTTCCGCCATcgctgcaaatgcaacaacagcagcagcctcaaCAACAGTTGTCAatgcagcatcaacagcaacatcagcatcaacaacaaatgccCAGTGGAGCGTTATTGGGCTCTGTGCTTGGCACAAGCGGCGGTGGACCGGGTGGCAACTCGAGTAGTGGCGGAGCGGGCGGTCCAGGCAGCTTATTAGTGTCACAGTTTTAG
- the LOC132790638 gene encoding glycerol-3-phosphate phosphatase, producing the protein MYKQTCTNLLNLSKDEVKAWLDSFDSVITDCDGVLWVYGEPIAGSADAMNNLKTIGKSIYFCTNNSTKTRAELLKKGVDMGYHITENGIISTAHATAAYLKAHNFSKKVYVIGSEGITKELDAVGIAHTTIGPDQMHGSLGEFMSKHLVLEKDIGAVVVGFDEHFSFPKMTKAASYLSDPNCLFIATNTDERFPMPTLVVPGSGSFVRAIQTCAEREPIVIGKPNPAICAPLINQKIIDPSRTLMVGDRANTDVLLGYNCGFQTLLVGTGIHQLSDVAEWKQSKNPEDKKLIPDVYLPRLGDLLPFIVDKATGGSY; encoded by the exons ATGTATAAACAAACGTGCACCAACCTATTGAACCTATCCAAAGATGAGGTCAAAGCTTGGCTAGATAGCTTTGATTCTGTTATTACTGATTGCGATG GCGTGCTCTGGGTCTATGGTGAGCCGATTGCTGGATCCGCAGATGctatgaataatttaaaaaccaTAGGCaaaagcatttatttttgcacaaaTAACTCTACAAAGACTCGCGCCGAGTTACTTAAAAAGGGCGTTGATATGGGATATCACATCACTGAAAATGGTATTATATCAACTGcccatgcaacagcagcttaCTTGAAGGCACACAACTTTAGCAAAAAGGTCTATGTGATTGGATCGGAGGGTATTACTAAAGAACTGGATGCCGTTGGCATTGCGCATACAACAATTGGCCCAGATCAGATGCACGGATCGTTGGGAGAGTTTATGTCAAAGCATTTAGTATTGGAGAAGGATATTGGCGCCGTTGTGGTTGGATTCGATGAACATTTTAGCTTTCCGAAAATGACAAAAGCCGCATCGTACCTTAGCGATCCGAACTGCTTATTCATCGCCACAAATACGGATGAACGTTTTCCAATGCCAACGCTTGTCGTGCCAGGCAGCGGTAGTTTTGTGAGAGCCATTCAAACATGTGCGGAACGGGAACCGATCGTTATTGGCAAACCGAATCCGGCCATTTGTGCACCATTGATCAATCAGAAGATTATTGATCCATCGCGCACTCTGATGGTTGGCGATCGTGCTAATACAGATGTACTTCTAGGCTACAATTGCGGCTTTCAAACGCTGCTCGTTGGCACCGGCATTCATCAGTTGAGTGATGTTGCCGAGTGGAAGCAGAGCAAAAATCCAGAGGACAAAAAGCTAATACCTGATGTGTACCTGCCCAGATTGGGAGATCTGCTGCCTTTTATTGTTGATAAGGCAACTGGTGGCAGTTATTaa
- the LOC132790640 gene encoding glycerol-3-phosphate phosphatase, protein MFKASGTNLLDLQAEQVSDWLKSFDTIISDGDGTIWFDDTAIEGAVEVLNALQSRAGKKIYLMTNNGLKTRHEIFQRAQKLGIHIPNESHIISPTQTIVDYLKQHKTFDRTKRVYVVGNAAIARELTDAGIESFGAGKAEELQPGDKWQEFVQREFSTPAAAANIGAVVVGWDEYFSYCKLARACHILSSNPDCLFLVTNKDAVHKYPSLHIPGTGAFVAAIETCAERPALEMGKPNPLVLQPLLSTAALQPERTLMIGDCCKVDVTFARNCNMQSLLVGTGSYQLDQLRENPQLPMPDVYLPKLGNLLPYI, encoded by the exons ATGTTTAAGGCGAGCGGCACGAATTTGCTAGATCTTCAGGCCGAGCAGGTGAGCGACTGGCTGAAGAGCTTCGATACGATTATCAGTGACGGCGACG GCACAATATGGTTTGATGATACGGCTATCGAAGGCGCTGTAGAAGTGTTGAATGCACTGCAATCACGTGCTGGAAAAAAGATTTACTTGATGACAAATAATGGCCTCAAGACTCGCCATGAAATCTTTCAACGCGCTCAAAAACTGGGCattcatataccaaatgaGTCGCACATCATTTCGCCGACACAAACCATTGTTGATTATCTCAAGCAGCACAAGACATTCGACCGCACAAAGCGGGTTTACGTGGTCGGAAATGCGGCTATTGCTAGGGAATTAACCGACGCCGGCATTGAGAGCTTTGGTGCTGGTAAAGCCGAGGAACTGCAGCCAGGTGACAAGTGGCAGGAGTTTGTCCAGCGTGAGTTTAGTACGCCCGCAGCTGCGGCCAATATTGGAGCCGTTGTTGTCGGTTGGGACGAGTATTTCAGCTACTGCAAATTGGCCCGTGCCTGTCACATTTTGAGCAGCAATCCCGATTGCCTATTTCTCGTTACGAACAAGGATGCCGTGCACAAATATCCCTCTCTTCACATACCCGGCACCGGCGCTTTTGTCGCCGCCATCGAAACCTGTGCCGAACGTCCGGCATTGGAAATGGGCAAACCGAATCCTTTGGTGCTTCAGCCACTGCTGAGCACAGCTGCATTGCAGCCAGAGCGTACGCTAATGATTGGCGATTG CTGCAAAGTCGACGTCACCTTTGCTAGGAACTGTAACATGCAATCCCTCCTAGTGGGCACGGGCAGCTATCAATTGGATCAGTTGCGTGAGAACCCCCAGCTGCCAATGCCAGATGTTTATCTGCCCAAGCTAGGCAATCTATTGCCTTATATATAG
- the LOC132792994 gene encoding gamma-aminobutyric acid receptor alpha-like codes for MCCSRRGARRATETSTTSGNASADLIVVVVGRSMSSWLWTRMWLWLWQGQRLSLRIFKVLISCWLLMCCIYTNAWQASIGLQLGVMAGSIKGRGDAHRLDEIGAGSLTRSWLTQSNNHANISELLDNLLRGYDNSIRPDFGGPPATIEVDIMVRSMGPISEVDMTYSMDCYFRQSWVDKRLAFEGGQDTLALSVSMLARIWKPDTYFYNGKQSYLHTITTPNKFVRIYQNGRVLYSSRLTIKAGCPMNLADFPMDIQKCPLKFGSFGYTTSDVIYRWNKERPAVAIAEDMKLSQFDLVDCPAGNLTDIVYKAAAPMPQGYNNKDTLSPKQTPNSNSNNNNNKAMTTFAGPGAKNQHVRGTGLKLDKGAFGSGRGVAGGGGLVTNLAGSITLETHHPSEYSMLMVNFHLQRHMGNFLIQVYGPCCLLVVLSWVSFWLNREATADRVSLGITTVLTMTFLGLEARTDLPKVSYPTALDFFVFLSFGFIFATILQFAVVHYFTKYGSGECYFIIEELDSDSAESETDVDASGQSDFRSSSESKIYEVIPLSMCAINMPSAGNPSGMLRSRRSTRNRRHGLGGSSFWRCLDWFSWRRRQRLPKRKATCSDDDDDEDDEQTQLRADEAPCTSAAAAAAAAAAAEQNSPPVVGRRRMSFYRREELEARRKGKRTPQYNSVSKIDRASRIVFPLLFFLINVFYWYGYLSRSSRILANTPTST; via the exons ATGTGCTGCAGTCGAAGAGGAGCAAGAAGAGCAACCGAAACAAGTACAACATCCGGCAATGCGTCGGCTGacctcatcgtcgtcgtcgtcggccgGAGCATGTCCTCCTGGCTGTGGACGAGgatgtggctgtggctgtggcaagGACAACGTTTGAGCTTGCGcatatttaaagttttgatTAGCTGCTGGCTTCTAATGTGCTGCATTTACACAAATGCCTGGCAAGCGTCCATCGGTCTTCAACTTGGCGTCATGGCCGGCAGTATCAAGGGACGTGGCGATGCACATCGCCTGGACGAGATTGGTGCCGGCTCACTGACTCGCTCCTGGCTAACGCAAAGCAATAATCATGCTAATATCTCCGAGCTGCTCGACAATTTGTTGCGTGGCTACGACAATAGCATTCGACCCGATTTTGGGG GTCCCCCGGCTACAATAGAAGTCGACATAATGGTGCGTAGCATGGGTCCCATATCGGAGGTGGATATG ACATATTCGATGGACTGTTACTTTCGGCAATCCTGGGTGGATAAACGTCTCGCCTTCGAGGGTGGCCAGGATACGCTGGCGCTGTCAGTGTCAATGTTGGCGCGCATTTGGAAGCCCGATACGTATTTTTACAATGGCAAACAGAGCTATTTGCACACGATTACCACGCCGAATAAGTTCGTTCGCATCTATCAGAATGGACGCGTTCTGTACTCGAGTCGTCTGACAATCAAAGCCGGTTGTCCCATGAATCTCGCGGATTTTCCCATGGACATACAGAAATGTCCTCTGAAATTTGGATCAT TTGGCTACACCACGTCGGATGTCATTTATCGGTGGAACAAAGAGCGTCCTGCAGTTGCCATTGCTGAGGACATGAAATTGTCACAATTCGATTTGGTCGATTGTCCGGCGGGTAATTTGACGGACATTGTTTACAAGGCAGCCGCACCCATGCCCCAGggctacaacaacaaggacaCGCTGTCACCCAAGCAGACgccaaacagcaacagcaacaacaacaacaacaaggcaaTGACCACGTTCGCTGGTCCTGGTGCCAAAAATCAACATGTACGCGGCACTGGCTTAAAGCTAGACAAAGGTGCCTTCGGTTCGGGACGGGGCGTGGCAGGAGGCGGTGGCCTTGTCACAAATCTGGCGGGCAGCATCACCCTCGAAACGCATCATCCGT CGGAATACTCCATGCTGATGGTCAACTTTCATCTGCAGCGACACATGGGCAACTTTCTCATCCAGGTCTACGGTCCCTGCTGTCTCCTAGTCGTTCTCAGCTGGGTCTCCTTTTGGCTGAATCGCGAGGCAACCGCTGATCGAGTTTCCCTTGGCATTACCACCGTGCTGACCATGACCTTTCTGGGATTGGAGGCACGCACTGATCTGCCCAAGGTGTCGTATCCCACTGCCTTGGATTTCTTTGTCTTTCTCTCGTTTGGCTTCATCTTTGCCACCATTCTGCAGTTTGCTGTTGTGCATTATTTCACCAAATACGGTTCGGGCGAGTGTTATTTCATTATCGAGGAACTCGACTCGGATTCGGCCGAGTCCGAGACGGATGTCGATGCCAGTGGACAGTCGGATtttcgcagcagcagcgagtcCAAGATCTACGAGGTAATACCATTGTCCATGTGCGCCATCAATATGCCAAGTGCTGGCAATCCGAGTGGCATGTTGCGCTCAAGGCGCAGCACACGCAATCGTCGACATGGTTTGGGAGGCTCGAGCTTCTGGCGCTGTCTGGATTGGTTCAGCTGGCGACGCCGACAGCGGCTTCCCAAGCGCAAGGCCACCTGCtccgatgacgacgacgacgaggatgATGAGCAGACGCAGCTGCGTGCCGACGAAGCACCTTGCACCtcggcagctgcagcggcggcagctgcagcagcagctgagcaAAACTCTCCGCCTGTGGTGGGACGTCGACGCATGTCCTTCTATCGCCGGGAGGAGTTGGAGGCACGTCGCAAGGGCAAACGGACGCCGCAATACAATTCGGTATCGAAGATCGATCGTGCCTCGCGAATTGTGTTTCCGCTGCTCTTCTTTCTGATCAATGTGTTCTACTGGTATGGCTATTTGTCGCGTAGCTCACGCATTTTGGCCAATACGCCGACGAGCACCTGA